In Deltaproteobacteria bacterium, one genomic interval encodes:
- a CDS encoding CmcJ/NvfI family oxidoreductase, translating into MSRMETTEASVDSVEAILNYAVDTGVKPITHTAVLNSAPVLRTGQHDPHRTTIHNGRAITGELSLEREGFVLARHDTRVDDFYDEEQLRSVYYPEIDELVKRESGASRVVIFDHTLRAQDDGIRAERKVREPNRSVHNDYTEWSAPKRVRDLLPEDEAERLLQGRYAIIQVWRPTRNPVRTNPLAIADARSLRTEELIASQRSYPGRIGETYQIKYSPEHRWFYFPAMARNEAIVFKVFDSEKDGRARFTAHTSFDDPTAPPDAPARESIEVRTLAFFDTPACCDETSTSCPVDSPDKGSNSCA; encoded by the coding sequence ATGAGTCGGATGGAGACGACGGAGGCCTCGGTGGATTCCGTGGAAGCGATCCTCAACTACGCGGTGGACACGGGTGTCAAACCCATCACTCACACGGCCGTGCTCAACAGCGCGCCGGTGCTGCGCACCGGGCAGCACGACCCGCACCGCACCACCATCCACAACGGCCGCGCCATCACGGGCGAGCTGTCGCTGGAGCGTGAAGGGTTCGTTCTGGCCCGCCACGACACGCGGGTGGACGATTTTTACGACGAGGAGCAGCTCCGCTCCGTGTACTATCCCGAGATCGATGAATTGGTGAAGCGAGAGAGCGGCGCTTCCCGGGTGGTCATCTTCGACCACACGCTCAGGGCACAGGACGACGGTATCCGCGCGGAACGAAAGGTGCGCGAGCCCAACCGCTCCGTGCACAACGACTACACGGAGTGGTCGGCGCCCAAGCGCGTGCGGGACCTCCTGCCCGAGGACGAGGCGGAGCGCCTGCTTCAGGGGCGATACGCGATTATCCAGGTGTGGCGCCCCACCCGGAACCCGGTGCGCACCAATCCGCTGGCCATCGCCGACGCGCGCAGCCTGCGCACCGAGGAGTTGATCGCGTCCCAGCGCAGCTACCCCGGGCGCATCGGCGAGACCTACCAGATCAAGTACAGTCCGGAGCACCGCTGGTTCTATTTCCCCGCCATGGCCCGGAACGAGGCCATCGTCTTCAAGGTCTTCGACTCGGAGAAGGACGGGCGCGCGCGTTTCACGGCCCACACTTCGTTCGACGATCCCACGGCGCCGCCGGATGCGCCGGCGCGCGAGAGCATCGAAGTGCGCACGCTGGCCTTCTTCGACACCCCGGCGTGTTGCGATGAGACGTCTACGTCTTGTCCGGTTGATTCACCTGACAAGGGATCCAACTCATGCGCATGA
- a CDS encoding amidohydrolase family protein: MAREYNVISADGHIDLNPDIWRDRVAASMRERAPKRVKMPNGSDAVVVDGGEPNTIGVTRSVRVNKEDMATQVPTFESCAGTGPPSQRLEEQERDGVDAEVVFSQISFVLEQATDRELYCELVRAYNEFLGEEYMAPAPDRIIPMGVIPTSGIDDAVRELEHCARLGLKGVKLDKFPSGHGYPTAEDDRFWAASLDLGVALTNHNTGNMGSGKGGEPAFPYERKPGPDVHVKEPMNYFFRFTNDAMVGAVQMAFAGVWDRFPTLQMYWAETMIGWFEYGLWQLDDHYQRYMPMIHQFWGLHYLDRKPSEYLRENNYWGFLHDPIGIKRRECIGYDKLMWATDFAHAASEYPNSIPVMERDFEGVPAHEKRAMLVDNCVKYFGLNA, encoded by the coding sequence ATGGCACGCGAGTACAACGTTATTTCGGCCGACGGTCATATCGACCTCAACCCCGACATCTGGCGCGACCGGGTGGCCGCGTCCATGCGCGAACGCGCGCCCAAGCGCGTGAAGATGCCCAACGGCTCGGACGCGGTGGTGGTGGACGGCGGCGAGCCCAACACCATAGGCGTCACCCGAAGCGTGCGCGTCAACAAGGAGGACATGGCCACGCAGGTGCCCACGTTCGAGTCCTGTGCCGGCACCGGACCGCCCTCGCAGCGGCTCGAGGAACAGGAACGGGACGGCGTCGACGCGGAGGTCGTGTTCTCGCAGATCTCCTTCGTGCTGGAGCAGGCCACGGACCGCGAGCTCTATTGCGAGCTGGTGCGCGCCTACAACGAGTTCCTGGGCGAGGAGTACATGGCGCCGGCGCCCGACCGGATCATTCCCATGGGCGTCATTCCCACCAGCGGCATCGACGACGCGGTGCGGGAACTGGAGCACTGCGCCAGGCTGGGCCTCAAGGGAGTCAAGCTCGACAAGTTCCCGAGCGGCCACGGCTACCCCACGGCCGAGGACGACCGCTTCTGGGCCGCATCCCTGGACCTGGGGGTGGCCCTCACCAACCACAACACCGGCAACATGGGTTCCGGCAAGGGCGGCGAGCCCGCGTTTCCGTACGAACGCAAGCCCGGCCCCGACGTGCATGTGAAGGAGCCCATGAACTACTTCTTCCGCTTCACCAACGACGCCATGGTGGGCGCGGTGCAGATGGCCTTCGCGGGTGTGTGGGACCGTTTCCCGACGCTCCAGATGTACTGGGCCGAGACCATGATCGGGTGGTTCGAGTACGGCCTGTGGCAGCTCGACGACCACTACCAGCGCTACATGCCCATGATCCACCAGTTCTGGGGCCTGCACTACCTGGACAGGAAACCCAGCGAGTACCTACGGGAGAACAACTACTGGGGCTTCCTGCACGACCCCATCGGCATCAAGCGGCGCGAGTGCATCGGCTACGACAAGCTCATGTGGGCCACGGACTTCGCCCATGCCGCCAGCGAGTACCCCAATTCCATCCCGGTGATGGAAAGGGACTTCGAGGGCGTGCCCGCCCACGAGAAGCGCGCCATGCTGGTGGACAACTGTGTCAAGTATTTCGGACTGAATGCGTGA
- a CDS encoding cupin domain-containing protein, whose product MNDVGTTHEDLEQYLAAHHMVGAGLRREGMAPPRTGVTGAHWRWEGIYKGLMRSGEIVTVGPDGMTGMRSVTGIEATRFPIWMNVQILMPGERTQGHRNTRSETRLVCEAPKEAAFVCEHEAFPMERGDVIISPSWTYHDHWNQGSTPALYVDGYDNGYNGGVNLNERLPVDNPYQEIHKPDAYGVRTRGLARPMAHGRPYPLPPMRYPWAETRAALSALQEAGEEDPCEGAHLMLASPVDGGPTLPTIAWHAQLLRAGQTTLSHRHNSNTFYHAFEGAGAVVIEGERLEWNQGDIFAVPAWSWHHHENGHTGDSILFSIDDWPAQTKLGFYTKEIAPADRQDG is encoded by the coding sequence GTGAACGACGTCGGCACCACCCACGAAGACCTGGAACAGTACCTGGCCGCCCACCACATGGTGGGGGCGGGCCTGCGGCGCGAGGGCATGGCGCCGCCGCGCACGGGCGTCACCGGCGCCCACTGGCGCTGGGAGGGGATCTACAAGGGGCTCATGCGCTCCGGCGAAATCGTCACCGTGGGGCCCGACGGCATGACCGGCATGCGTTCGGTCACCGGCATCGAGGCCACCCGCTTCCCCATCTGGATGAACGTGCAGATCCTCATGCCCGGCGAACGCACCCAGGGGCACCGCAACACCCGCAGCGAGACGCGCCTGGTGTGCGAGGCGCCCAAGGAGGCCGCCTTCGTGTGCGAGCACGAGGCGTTCCCCATGGAGCGGGGCGACGTGATCATCAGCCCGTCCTGGACCTACCACGACCACTGGAACCAGGGCTCCACCCCCGCCCTCTACGTCGACGGATACGACAACGGCTACAACGGCGGGGTGAACCTGAACGAGCGGCTGCCGGTGGACAACCCTTACCAGGAGATCCACAAACCCGACGCCTACGGCGTGCGCACCCGCGGCCTCGCCCGCCCCATGGCCCATGGCCGGCCCTATCCGCTGCCGCCCATGCGCTATCCTTGGGCCGAGACCCGCGCCGCCCTGAGCGCCTTACAGGAAGCCGGCGAGGAAGACCCCTGCGAGGGTGCGCACCTGATGCTCGCGAGCCCGGTGGACGGCGGCCCCACGCTCCCCACCATCGCGTGGCACGCGCAGCTCCTGCGGGCCGGCCAGACCACCTTGAGCCACCGGCACAACAGCAACACCTTCTACCACGCCTTCGAGGGCGCCGGCGCGGTGGTCATCGAGGGCGAGCGGCTGGAGTGGAACCAGGGGGACATCTTCGCCGTGCCGGCGTGGTCGTGGCATCATCACGAGAACGGCCACACAGGCGACTCCATCCTGTTCTCCATCGATGACTGGCCCGCGCAGACCAAGCTCGGCTTCTATACGAAAGAGATCGCGCCGGCCGACCGCCAGGACGGGTAG